The Polyangiaceae bacterium genome window below encodes:
- a CDS encoding DUF3291 domain-containing protein has product MKYHLAQANVAYALVPTDDPRMADYIARLDEMNELADRSPGFVWRYFTDSRDPAQREFDDPRVLFNMSVWTSIEALHHYTYGTAHAEVYAARRRWFAGEKAVVGGHALALWWIPEGTLPTVEDAKTKMALMMEKGPTPEAFSIKKRFPPPQS; this is encoded by the coding sequence ATGAAGTACCACCTTGCTCAGGCCAACGTTGCGTATGCCTTGGTGCCCACGGATGACCCGCGCATGGCTGACTACATCGCGAGGCTCGACGAAATGAACGAGCTTGCCGACCGCAGTCCGGGATTCGTTTGGCGGTATTTCACGGATTCGCGGGATCCGGCGCAGCGCGAATTCGATGATCCGCGCGTGCTTTTCAACATGTCCGTGTGGACGTCCATCGAAGCGCTCCACCATTACACGTATGGCACGGCGCATGCCGAAGTGTATGCGGCGCGGCGTCGTTGGTTTGCCGGCGAAAAAGCGGTCGTCGGAGGCCACGCGCTCGCATTGTGGTGGATACCCGAAGGGACGTTGCCCACGGTGGAAGACGCCAAAACGAAGATGGCTTTGATGATGGAAAAAGGGCCGACGCCCGAGGCGTTTTCGATCAAGAAGAGGTTTCCGCCCCCGCAATCTTGA
- a CDS encoding HAMP domain-containing histidine kinase, translated as MNAPLELTRHPGDPDEDGDLHLVQRGLTALRFVVGALLLVTLPLSERVLGFPVEYGIAIPAMAVVVVSNFVLATRAKTGRMPPRTLAASLALDLLGVFAVLAASGGAANPWSALFLVHIALAAAILPRGPTIALSALAATLFLALFAVPSGACCPNHPTHDAFSTHLYGMWFAFALSAGIIAMFVTRVRSALEARGREIARLRREAEDNMRFRALATLAAGTAHELNTPLGTIAVLAYELADQEQPEFVKKHAEAIGTQVERCREVITRLHAGAAKRAPAEPTEIKNKLLEAIDAWRAAHPDASVHAKTSGMETLRVSLGAADIEAAVGALLDNAWFASRAVDATEPVTVELGRDDKGPFIAVEDAGIGIPNELRQRLGEPFVTTKEPGEGMGLGLWLVRRTVEEAGGKLEIVPGAKRGTRVVMRLPEQTS; from the coding sequence ATGAACGCGCCGCTCGAGCTCACGCGGCACCCAGGGGATCCCGACGAGGATGGCGATCTGCACCTCGTTCAACGCGGCCTCACGGCCCTGCGATTCGTGGTGGGCGCGCTGCTACTCGTGACGCTTCCGTTGAGCGAGCGAGTGCTTGGATTTCCTGTCGAGTACGGGATCGCCATTCCGGCGATGGCGGTGGTCGTCGTGAGCAACTTCGTCCTCGCGACGCGCGCCAAAACCGGACGCATGCCGCCGCGTACGCTCGCCGCAAGCCTCGCGCTCGACTTGCTCGGCGTCTTCGCCGTGCTAGCTGCGTCCGGCGGAGCGGCCAATCCCTGGAGCGCGCTTTTCCTCGTGCACATCGCGCTTGCTGCAGCCATTCTCCCGCGCGGACCCACCATCGCGCTCTCGGCGCTTGCTGCAACCTTGTTTCTCGCACTGTTTGCCGTCCCCTCGGGTGCGTGCTGCCCAAACCATCCCACGCATGATGCATTTTCGACACATCTTTATGGGATGTGGTTCGCCTTTGCCCTCTCCGCGGGCATCATCGCCATGTTCGTCACGCGCGTACGCAGCGCGCTCGAAGCTCGCGGCCGCGAGATTGCCAGGTTGCGCCGAGAAGCCGAAGACAACATGCGATTTCGTGCACTTGCAACGCTGGCCGCGGGAACGGCGCACGAGCTCAACACGCCGCTCGGAACCATCGCCGTGCTCGCGTACGAACTTGCAGATCAAGAACAACCAGAGTTTGTCAAGAAACACGCCGAAGCCATCGGCACGCAGGTCGAGCGATGTCGTGAGGTCATCACGAGACTTCACGCAGGAGCCGCGAAGCGAGCGCCCGCTGAACCGACGGAAATCAAAAACAAATTACTCGAAGCTATCGATGCATGGCGCGCAGCACACCCCGATGCATCCGTGCATGCGAAAACGAGCGGCATGGAAACATTGCGCGTCTCGCTCGGGGCGGCCGATATCGAAGCAGCCGTGGGCGCATTGCTCGACAATGCATGGTTTGCGAGTCGCGCCGTCGATGCGACGGAGCCCGTCACGGTGGAGCTCGGTCGCGACGACAAGGGACCCTTCATTGCCGTGGAAGATGCGGGGATTGGCATTCCGAACGAATTGCGCCAGCGGCTCGGCGAGCCATTCGTGACGACGAAGGAACCTGGCGAAGGTATGGGCCTGGGCCTCTGGCTCGTGCGTCGAACCGTGGAAGAAGCAGGGGGAAAACTCGAAATCGTGCCTGGCGCGAAACGAGGCACTCGAGTCGTCATGCGTCTCCCGGAGCAAACCTCATGA
- a CDS encoding FixH family protein, which yields MKHVASSLFVVPVVTFALVGCGSADGDVDPYRDTVGDAGLLHFQVDSEKPLTQGENDLRISIREASTEAPFVGAAVHVLAIMPAMAHDAPRATAIEDSESGTYVATGFALPMAGRWYVEVTASRQQTVDAARFTYDLR from the coding sequence ATGAAACACGTTGCATCGAGCTTGTTCGTCGTACCCGTCGTGACTTTCGCTCTCGTTGGATGTGGCAGTGCGGACGGGGATGTCGATCCCTATCGAGATACGGTAGGCGACGCGGGGCTTTTGCATTTCCAAGTCGATTCGGAAAAGCCCTTGACGCAGGGCGAGAATGATTTGCGGATTTCGATCCGTGAAGCGTCGACGGAAGCGCCTTTCGTTGGGGCCGCAGTGCATGTATTGGCGATCATGCCGGCAATGGCGCACGATGCGCCGCGTGCGACGGCCATCGAAGATTCAGAAAGCGGCACCTACGTCGCGACGGGCTTTGCGTTGCCCATGGCTGGCAGGTGGTACGTCGAGGTAACGGCATCGCGGCAGCAAACCGTCGATGCTGCACGGTTTACGTACGACCTTCGTTGA
- a CDS encoding DUF1648 domain-containing protein, whose amino-acid sequence MPSRSLATLVTLGIALLSALRVALVWERLPERMASHFGPSGRPDGFMPRDGFFIFYALVMGLVVVLFLTMPAVMKWIPRELVNIPHREYWLTDERWPEALELLGRQMAWFAVAMALFGAAVLQLVLRSNLTQQPLDERAMWVLMGGLFAYLLFWLVWLYRSFRPPMVL is encoded by the coding sequence ATGCCTTCACGATCGCTTGCCACGTTGGTGACGTTGGGGATAGCCCTCTTATCGGCGCTGCGCGTGGCGCTCGTGTGGGAAAGGCTTCCCGAACGCATGGCGTCGCACTTTGGTCCATCGGGGCGGCCGGACGGTTTCATGCCGCGCGACGGGTTTTTCATTTTTTATGCGCTCGTCATGGGTCTCGTCGTCGTGCTTTTTTTGACGATGCCCGCCGTTATGAAATGGATTCCCCGCGAGCTCGTGAACATTCCGCATCGTGAATATTGGCTCACGGACGAGCGATGGCCGGAGGCGCTCGAGCTGCTTGGGCGGCAGATGGCGTGGTTTGCCGTTGCAATGGCGCTTTTTGGGGCGGCCGTATTGCAGCTCGTTTTACGCTCGAACCTCACGCAGCAGCCGCTCGACGAGCGAGCGATGTGGGTGCTCATGGGGGGACTTTTTGCGTATCTGCTTTTTTGGCTCGTGTGGTTGTACCGATCGTTTCGGCCGCCTATGGTATTGTGA
- a CDS encoding alanine:cation symporter family protein — translation MKQLEAIFGFIGDATWGWSLIPFLVILGAFFTIASGFVQFRYFWSMFRVLFRSSKVESEGTISSREALLISVGGRVGGGNIAGVAVAITLGGPGAVFWMWAIAVIGMATSLFECTLAQVFKRTDEGGTYRGGPAYYIFHGLGPQYKWLAVVYAIALILAFGMGFNAFQGNTVAGAMQDSLGVDRIWSGAGLAVLTALVVFGGIQRIAKASDVIVPIMAFGYIAMALFIVIINITSVPALLATIVKNAFGFEAAVSGGVGAAVANGVRRGLFSNEAGLGSAPNVAAVAQCRHPMNQGIVQSLSVFIDTIVICTCTAFVVLLGKVYVPGVQDIDGVVLTQQSLVGHVGEWSKYFLTGAALLFAFSSIIYNYYLGENALIVFTESPRARNALRVFIVGIVFLGSVAPNATAVFFFSDPMMGILAMINLLTITMLFPVGMRVLKDYRDQLKQGVEPVFDPAKFPDLDIDKDAWKLDDATVSGASAEAKIS, via the coding sequence ATGAAGCAGTTGGAAGCGATCTTTGGCTTCATCGGGGACGCGACATGGGGATGGTCGCTCATCCCATTTCTGGTCATCCTGGGAGCGTTTTTCACCATCGCGTCGGGGTTCGTGCAGTTCAGGTATTTCTGGAGCATGTTCCGCGTGCTTTTTCGAAGCTCGAAGGTCGAATCGGAGGGGACCATCAGCTCACGCGAAGCGCTTCTCATCAGCGTGGGCGGTCGAGTCGGGGGCGGAAACATCGCCGGCGTCGCCGTCGCGATCACGCTGGGCGGGCCTGGCGCGGTCTTCTGGATGTGGGCGATCGCCGTCATCGGCATGGCGACGAGTCTGTTCGAGTGCACGCTGGCGCAGGTGTTCAAACGCACGGACGAGGGTGGGACGTATCGAGGGGGTCCGGCGTATTACATCTTCCACGGCCTGGGCCCTCAATACAAGTGGTTGGCGGTCGTGTATGCAATCGCGCTCATTCTGGCTTTCGGTATGGGATTCAATGCATTCCAGGGCAATACCGTCGCGGGAGCCATGCAGGACAGTTTGGGCGTCGACCGGATATGGTCTGGAGCGGGTCTCGCGGTTCTCACGGCGCTGGTCGTATTCGGCGGCATTCAGCGCATTGCGAAGGCGTCGGACGTCATCGTTCCGATCATGGCGTTTGGTTACATCGCGATGGCGCTATTCATCGTGATCATCAACATCACGAGCGTTCCGGCCCTGCTTGCGACGATCGTCAAGAATGCTTTCGGGTTCGAGGCGGCGGTGAGTGGCGGTGTTGGCGCGGCGGTTGCCAATGGAGTTCGTCGGGGGCTCTTTTCCAATGAAGCGGGGCTGGGAAGTGCGCCGAACGTGGCGGCTGTTGCGCAATGTCGCCATCCGATGAACCAGGGCATCGTGCAATCTTTGTCCGTCTTCATCGATACCATCGTGATTTGCACCTGCACCGCATTCGTCGTCCTTTTGGGCAAGGTATACGTGCCCGGAGTGCAAGACATCGACGGCGTGGTGCTCACGCAACAATCGCTGGTCGGGCACGTGGGTGAATGGAGCAAGTACTTTTTGACGGGGGCAGCGCTGCTCTTCGCCTTCAGCTCCATCATCTACAATTATTACTTGGGGGAGAATGCGCTGATCGTGTTCACCGAGAGCCCGCGGGCGCGCAATGCGCTGCGTGTTTTCATCGTCGGGATCGTTTTCCTCGGGTCGGTGGCTCCGAATGCAACGGCGGTGTTCTTCTTCTCCGACCCGATGATGGGGATTCTCGCGATGATCAATCTGCTGACGATCACGATGCTGTTTCCGGTCGGCATGCGGGTGTTGAAGGATTATCGAGATCAATTGAAACAGGGCGTGGAACCGGTCTTCGATCCGGCGAAGTTCCCGGACCTCGATATCGACAAAGATGCGTGGAAATTAGATGACGCGACTGTCAGTGGGGCGTCGGCCGAAGCAAAAATATCGTGA
- a CDS encoding response regulator, protein MSSDGGAPTLLVVDDDEAFRAAIGGALERRGFAVSLAAGMAPALELARDKVFEYALVDVRMPGGNGIELVRALRAVDEGTRIVVLTGYGTIANAVEAMRAGAVDYLTKPVNAAVCAQALLGVTKSDASEDVPSLDRVEWEYLNRVLADCGGNISEAARRLKMHRRSLQRKMGKLPPLR, encoded by the coding sequence ATGAGCAGCGATGGCGGAGCCCCCACGTTGCTCGTCGTCGACGATGACGAAGCATTTCGCGCTGCCATTGGCGGAGCGCTCGAACGCCGAGGTTTTGCGGTGTCTCTCGCTGCGGGAATGGCGCCGGCCCTCGAGCTTGCGCGAGACAAGGTATTCGAATATGCGCTCGTCGATGTACGCATGCCTGGCGGAAATGGCATCGAGCTCGTGCGGGCATTACGAGCCGTCGACGAAGGCACGCGTATCGTGGTCCTCACGGGATACGGCACGATTGCCAATGCCGTCGAAGCGATGCGCGCGGGTGCCGTCGATTACCTCACGAAACCCGTCAATGCCGCCGTATGCGCACAAGCATTGCTAGGCGTCACCAAGAGCGACGCATCCGAAGACGTGCCTTCGCTCGACCGCGTCGAGTGGGAATATTTGAATAGGGTGCTCGCAGATTGCGGCGGAAACATTTCCGAAGCCGCACGAAGGCTCAAAATGCACAGGCGCTCGCTGCAGCGCAAAATGGGCAAGCTGCCTCCTTTGCGGTGA
- a CDS encoding M14 family metallopeptidase, whose translation MRFIRSLDDRNDPRLHVKTFGVSPQGREMPLLILSKDGVRSPEDARKAGKPVVLMMDGIHPGEVEGKEASLALVRDMLDGKHPDFLDSITLLVVPLFNPDGNDALDPANRRLDLKKLSGQIGPVVGTRTQSQGINLNRDYMRQKAPEMRLLQDHVCIPFAPDLTIDNHATNGSVHRFQMTVDVPHTVESGRAEPIELARQKMVPEVMEAVRARGFESGWYGNFVEDERILDACGDVDPDACVGLGWMTYPHHPRFGSNYRGLTNRMDILLECYSYLPFEERVQTATAWQIELLTWAAKNADTIKQVVVSSKRPPSRIAVRYKLETFDKPMTVLTRTPRTLEGAPSTCTIPHFGRFRGTVVVDRPAAYLVPEAVAEHLKKHGLRVEKAEGSYDVEVARIESLGNEDGRAILEAAKVGEVAVRWRSEKREAPRGYSIVDTNQPLGAIAVYLCEPESDDGVFENDLLPVPQVGEDHGVLRVR comes from the coding sequence ATGCGCTTCATCCGGTCGCTCGATGACCGCAACGACCCGCGCCTTCACGTAAAAACATTCGGCGTCTCGCCCCAGGGCCGCGAGATGCCGCTCTTGATTCTCTCGAAAGACGGCGTGCGCTCCCCCGAGGACGCTCGAAAAGCCGGCAAACCCGTCGTGCTCATGATGGATGGCATTCACCCGGGCGAAGTCGAAGGCAAGGAAGCGAGTTTGGCGCTCGTGCGCGACATGCTCGACGGCAAACACCCCGATTTCCTCGATTCGATCACGCTGCTCGTCGTGCCGCTCTTCAATCCCGACGGAAACGATGCGCTCGATCCGGCCAACCGAAGGCTCGACCTGAAAAAGCTTTCGGGACAAATCGGCCCCGTCGTCGGCACGCGCACACAAAGCCAAGGGATCAACTTGAATCGCGATTACATGCGGCAAAAAGCTCCCGAAATGAGGCTCTTGCAGGATCACGTCTGCATTCCTTTTGCGCCGGACTTGACCATCGACAACCACGCGACGAACGGATCGGTGCATCGTTTTCAAATGACGGTCGACGTGCCGCACACGGTCGAATCGGGGCGTGCCGAGCCCATTGAATTGGCGCGTCAAAAAATGGTCCCGGAGGTCATGGAAGCCGTGCGAGCGCGCGGATTCGAAAGCGGCTGGTATGGTAACTTCGTCGAGGACGAGCGCATTTTGGATGCGTGTGGCGACGTGGACCCCGACGCATGCGTGGGCCTCGGCTGGATGACCTATCCGCATCACCCGCGTTTCGGATCGAATTACCGAGGGCTCACGAATCGAATGGACATTTTGCTCGAATGTTACAGCTATTTGCCATTCGAAGAGCGTGTGCAAACGGCGACGGCGTGGCAAATCGAATTGCTCACGTGGGCCGCCAAGAACGCGGATACCATCAAGCAGGTGGTGGTATCGAGCAAACGACCGCCTTCACGAATCGCAGTGCGATACAAATTGGAAACGTTCGACAAACCGATGACGGTCCTCACGCGCACGCCGCGGACGCTCGAGGGCGCGCCTTCGACCTGCACGATTCCGCATTTCGGGCGTTTCCGCGGCACCGTGGTCGTCGATCGCCCAGCAGCGTATCTCGTGCCAGAGGCCGTGGCCGAACACTTGAAAAAACACGGCCTGCGTGTCGAAAAAGCGGAAGGCTCGTACGACGTCGAGGTGGCCAGGATCGAATCGCTTGGCAATGAAGACGGTCGCGCGATCCTCGAAGCGGCCAAGGTCGGCGAAGTTGCCGTGCGTTGGCGATCGGAGAAGCGCGAGGCGCCTCGAGGGTATTCGATCGTGGATACGAATCAGCCGCTAGGTGCCATTGCGGTGTATTTGTGCGAGCCGGAGAGCGACGACGGCGTATTCGAGAATGACCTTTTGCCCGTGCCGCAGGTGGGAGAGGATCATGGCGTATTGCGGGTGAGGTGA
- a CDS encoding carbonic anhydrase, whose amino-acid sequence MQKLVDGLHIFQSEVFPTHQELFNALSKGQKPETLFITCSDSRILPNMITQTKPGDLFILRNAGNLIPSYGPLSSHSGEAAAIEFAVVALGVSHIVVCGHTLCGAIKGLLDPPSLENMPAVKAWLAHAEGTRRVVQENYRHLEGQALLTAAIEENVLTQLENLRTHPTVRSRLARNELSLYGWVYKMETGQVFQYDHATGQFAAVITSQPAVTDVAGARPNVF is encoded by the coding sequence ATGCAGAAGCTCGTCGATGGATTGCACATATTCCAGTCGGAAGTTTTCCCCACTCACCAAGAGCTTTTCAACGCATTGTCGAAGGGGCAGAAGCCGGAGACGTTGTTCATCACGTGTTCGGATAGTCGAATCCTGCCCAACATGATTACGCAAACGAAGCCGGGGGATTTGTTCATATTGCGGAACGCGGGAAACCTGATTCCGTCGTATGGTCCGCTGAGCAGCCATAGTGGTGAAGCAGCGGCGATCGAGTTTGCCGTGGTGGCACTCGGGGTTTCGCACATCGTCGTTTGTGGGCACACGTTGTGCGGTGCGATCAAGGGGTTGCTGGATCCCCCGAGCCTCGAGAACATGCCGGCGGTCAAGGCATGGTTGGCGCACGCCGAAGGGACGAGGCGGGTGGTGCAAGAGAACTATCGGCACCTCGAAGGGCAGGCGCTGCTCACGGCGGCAATTGAAGAGAACGTGCTGACGCAGCTCGAAAACCTGCGCACGCATCCCACCGTGCGCTCGCGCCTTGCGCGCAATGAGCTGTCCCTTTATGGGTGGGTATACAAGATGGAAACGGGTCAAGTGTTTCAATACGACCACGCGACAGGCCAGTTTGCTGCCGTGATCACGAGTCAGCCAGCCGTTACCGACGTTGCAGGGGCTCGCCCGAACGTGTTCTGA
- a CDS encoding TonB-dependent receptor plug domain-containing protein — MRAVTGWTFAPATRNGSPVKAKIRVVARFVAQPPASPPLPSPQPLPQPDRSATPTPPPPPAISVTVAGETPPRNASSVVKKRDVLGAAPHRTASDLLKVLPGVFITQHGGQGKAHQIFLRGFDAGHGQDIELRVAGAPVNEVSNVHGQGYADLHFIMPEVVRRVRATPGPFDPRQGDFAVAGTIEFDLGLAQSGFTTSFGLGTYGERRMFVAYRPQNASEETFAAVEAQSTDGFGPSRAARRASAVAQWVFPVGNNVSVRFMASAYAARFSSAGVLLRDDVENGLVDRFGTYDPRQGGDSTRAQVVVGLEHESDDGAARSALTPFFIGRSLRLRTNYTGFLVDSVNGDSQQQMNEAFTVGFSGYHRRKIRIFSPEDSVEVGTFARSDFIDQSQKRLSVVDDHVTGTLVDANIRAVDAAAWIDASLRPIRRVVVRGGVRVDGLYYGVTDLEREGSGAARAAMGTHVGGKATVDVALHEHLHALASYGDGFRSPQARSLGDGERAPFTTVRSFEGGLRYADGDRANASIAVFHTRLSDDLVFEETTARNERAPATMRTGFSVDFTMRPKPWIVESGSVTYTHATFSASDTNHQEGALVPYTPLFVAHADIALTPKLARILGRDLVGHIGTGLSYLGRRPLPYGEFGRDIFLADVSVGLRLREVGIKVDMENLLDAQWYDGQFTYASSFVRGAAPSLVPRQVVTVGAPFTLMATLSLYLGS, encoded by the coding sequence ATGCGAGCGGTCACGGGCTGGACCTTTGCGCCGGCAACACGCAATGGCTCGCCGGTCAAAGCCAAAATTCGCGTGGTCGCTCGGTTCGTGGCGCAGCCACCGGCATCTCCACCATTGCCGTCGCCGCAACCATTGCCACAGCCAGATCGTTCTGCAACGCCAACCCCTCCCCCTCCGCCAGCGATTTCCGTGACGGTCGCGGGCGAAACGCCGCCGCGTAATGCATCCTCGGTCGTGAAGAAACGTGACGTGCTCGGGGCCGCGCCTCATCGTACGGCGAGCGACTTGTTAAAAGTTTTACCGGGCGTATTCATTACGCAGCATGGCGGTCAAGGCAAGGCGCATCAAATATTTTTGCGCGGTTTCGACGCGGGACACGGGCAAGACATCGAATTGCGCGTGGCCGGCGCGCCCGTGAACGAAGTATCGAACGTTCACGGGCAAGGATACGCCGACCTGCATTTCATCATGCCCGAAGTGGTTCGGCGAGTTCGCGCGACTCCGGGGCCATTCGATCCGCGTCAGGGCGACTTTGCGGTCGCCGGGACCATCGAATTCGATTTGGGTCTCGCGCAATCGGGTTTCACGACGTCGTTCGGGCTTGGTACGTATGGCGAGCGGCGGATGTTCGTGGCGTATCGTCCCCAAAACGCGTCCGAGGAAACCTTTGCAGCCGTGGAAGCGCAAAGCACGGATGGTTTTGGGCCTTCACGTGCGGCGCGTCGGGCTTCGGCTGTGGCGCAATGGGTGTTTCCCGTAGGAAATAACGTTTCGGTGCGCTTCATGGCCTCGGCATATGCCGCGCGATTTTCCTCGGCAGGCGTGCTGCTTCGCGACGACGTGGAAAACGGGCTCGTCGATCGATTCGGCACGTACGATCCGCGTCAAGGTGGCGATTCGACGCGCGCGCAAGTGGTCGTGGGGCTCGAGCACGAATCGGATGACGGCGCAGCTCGGTCGGCGCTCACACCTTTTTTCATTGGGCGGAGCTTGCGATTGCGAACGAACTACACGGGGTTCCTCGTGGATTCCGTGAATGGCGATTCGCAGCAGCAAATGAATGAAGCATTTACTGTGGGTTTTTCCGGGTATCATCGCCGCAAGATTCGTATTTTCTCGCCGGAGGATTCGGTGGAGGTGGGCACGTTCGCGCGCTCGGATTTCATCGATCAATCGCAGAAACGCCTTTCGGTCGTCGACGACCATGTCACGGGCACATTGGTCGACGCGAACATCCGCGCTGTCGATGCGGCGGCCTGGATCGACGCGAGCTTGCGGCCCATTCGGCGCGTGGTCGTACGCGGCGGCGTGCGTGTGGATGGGCTTTATTATGGAGTGACGGACCTCGAGCGAGAAGGCAGCGGCGCGGCGCGAGCGGCCATGGGGACGCACGTGGGCGGCAAAGCAACGGTGGACGTCGCGCTGCATGAGCACCTGCACGCGCTTGCAAGTTACGGGGATGGTTTCCGCTCGCCACAAGCGAGGAGTTTGGGCGACGGCGAGCGGGCGCCATTCACGACGGTGCGGTCATTCGAGGGAGGGCTTCGATACGCGGACGGTGATCGCGCAAATGCAAGCATTGCGGTGTTCCACACGCGCCTATCGGATGACCTCGTTTTCGAGGAAACGACGGCTCGCAATGAGCGTGCACCGGCGACGATGCGCACGGGCTTTTCGGTGGATTTTACAATGCGTCCAAAGCCGTGGATCGTCGAGAGCGGCAGCGTGACGTACACGCACGCGACGTTTTCCGCGAGCGATACGAATCATCAAGAAGGCGCGCTCGTTCCGTATACGCCGCTGTTCGTCGCGCACGCTGATATTGCGTTGACGCCGAAGCTCGCGCGCATCCTGGGGCGGGACCTAGTCGGGCACATTGGCACGGGATTGTCGTATCTCGGCAGAAGGCCGCTTCCTTATGGCGAGTTTGGCAGGGATATTTTTCTTGCGGACGTGTCGGTTGGGCTGCGTCTGCGCGAAGTGGGCATCAAAGTCGACATGGAAAACCTGCTCGATGCGCAATGGTACGACGGCCAATTCACGTATGCATCGAGCTTCGTGCGTGGAGCTGCTCCGTCGCTGGTGCCTCGGCAGGTCGTGACCGTGGGCGCACCTTTTACGCTGATGGCGACCCTTTCTCTTTACCTTGGATCCTGA
- a CDS encoding SEC-C domain-containing protein → MAALDRETPEGRLAAHRDLGARIVVAMGKRIGAPILRYEKPEDVPAGLALTMAVNQDFCYLERAPNNANVIIWLFTMIPWIARAAPEDLYLPRDVLRAMHVPWRPDHTLTILRAMRDHEGPRNSAPVREGPARKGPCPCGSGKEYKRCCGQGKGAEGDED, encoded by the coding sequence ATGGCAGCGCTCGACCGAGAAACCCCCGAAGGCCGACTCGCGGCACATCGAGACCTCGGCGCTCGAATCGTCGTCGCCATGGGCAAGCGCATCGGTGCACCGATTCTTCGATACGAAAAGCCGGAAGACGTGCCGGCCGGCCTGGCGCTCACCATGGCCGTAAATCAAGATTTTTGTTACCTCGAGCGCGCGCCGAACAACGCCAACGTGATCATATGGCTGTTCACCATGATCCCCTGGATTGCTCGGGCCGCCCCCGAAGATCTGTACCTGCCGCGCGATGTGCTGCGCGCCATGCACGTCCCGTGGCGACCCGATCATACGCTGACCATTTTACGCGCCATGCGCGATCACGAAGGGCCGCGAAATAGTGCCCCGGTCCGAGAAGGACCGGCCCGCAAAGGCCCGTGCCCCTGCGGGAGCGGCAAAGAGTACAAGCGCTGTTGCGGACAAGGAAAAGGCGCGGAGGGCGATGAGGATTGA